One window from the genome of Streptomyces cadmiisoli encodes:
- the secF gene encoding protein translocase subunit SecF has protein sequence MSKLGNLGARLHRGEVSYDFVGNRKIWYGISILITITAIVGLAVRGLNMGIEFQGGAVFTTPKTSVSVAQAEEFAEGASGHDAIVQELGNGSLRIQIAGIDTERSDRIKDALAEDMNVDAERINAELVGPSWGDQIANKAWQGLGIFLILVVIYLAIAFEWRMAIAAFVALIHDITITVGIYALVGFEVTPGTVIGLLTILGYSLYDTVVVFDSLKEQTKDITKQTRWTYSDIANRSINSTLVRSINTTVVALLPVAGLLFIGGGVLGAGMLNDISLSLFVGLAAGAYSSIFIATPLVADLKELEPQMKALKKRVLAKRAQAAAKGEPLDAEGDDESFADGPEDAAPAVVGPRSRGRGRPSGKRP, from the coding sequence ATGTCAAAGCTCGGCAACCTCGGCGCCCGACTGCACCGCGGCGAGGTCAGTTACGACTTCGTCGGCAACCGTAAGATCTGGTACGGCATCTCGATCCTGATCACCATCACGGCCATCGTCGGCCTGGCGGTGCGCGGCCTGAACATGGGCATCGAGTTCCAGGGCGGTGCCGTCTTCACCACCCCGAAGACGAGCGTCTCGGTCGCCCAGGCCGAGGAGTTCGCGGAGGGCGCGTCCGGCCACGACGCCATCGTCCAGGAACTCGGCAACGGCAGCCTGCGCATCCAGATCGCCGGTATCGACACCGAGCGGTCGGACCGGATCAAGGACGCCCTCGCCGAGGACATGAACGTCGACGCGGAGCGGATCAACGCCGAACTCGTCGGCCCCAGCTGGGGCGACCAGATCGCCAACAAGGCGTGGCAAGGTCTGGGGATCTTCCTGATCCTCGTGGTGATCTATCTGGCGATCGCGTTCGAGTGGCGTATGGCGATCGCCGCGTTCGTCGCCCTGATCCACGACATCACCATCACCGTCGGCATCTACGCCCTGGTGGGCTTCGAGGTCACACCAGGCACGGTGATCGGTCTGCTGACCATCCTCGGTTATTCGCTCTACGACACGGTGGTCGTCTTCGACAGCCTCAAGGAGCAGACGAAGGACATCACCAAACAGACCCGCTGGACCTACAGCGACATCGCGAACCGCTCGATCAACAGCACCCTGGTCCGGTCGATCAACACCACGGTGGTCGCGCTGCTGCCGGTGGCGGGCCTGCTGTTCATCGGTGGCGGTGTCCTCGGCGCCGGCATGCTGAACGACATCTCGCTGTCGCTGTTCGTCGGTCTCGCGGCCGGCGCGTACTCCTCGATCTTCATCGCCACGCCGCTCGTCGCCGACCTCAAGGAGCTCGAGCCGCAGATGAAGGCGCTCAAGAAGCGCGTTCTCGCGAAGCGGGCGCAGGCCGCGGCGAAGGGCGAGCCGCTGGACGCCGAGGGCGACGACGAGTCGTTCGCCGACGGTCCGGAGGACGCGGCACCGGCGGTCGTCGGTCCGCGCAGCCGGGGCCGTGGCCGGCCGTCGGGGAAGCGCCCATGA
- a CDS encoding adenine phosphoribosyltransferase gives MTDIEELLLSRIRDVADYPEPGVMFKDITPLLADPAAFTALTGALADVAARTGATKVVGLEARGFILGAPVALRAGLGFIPVRKAGKLPGATLRQAYDLEYGTAEIEVHAEDLTDGDRVLVVDDVLATGGTAEASLELIRRAGAGVAGVAVLMELAFLNGRVRLEPALAGAPLEALLTV, from the coding sequence ATGACCGACATCGAGGAGCTGCTGCTCAGCCGTATCCGCGATGTGGCGGACTACCCGGAGCCGGGGGTGATGTTCAAGGACATCACCCCGCTCCTGGCGGACCCGGCGGCGTTCACCGCGCTCACCGGTGCCCTCGCCGACGTTGCCGCGCGCACCGGCGCCACCAAGGTCGTCGGCCTGGAGGCCCGCGGCTTCATCCTGGGCGCCCCCGTCGCCCTGCGGGCCGGCCTCGGCTTCATCCCGGTCCGCAAGGCGGGCAAGCTCCCCGGAGCCACCCTCCGCCAGGCGTACGACCTGGAGTACGGCACCGCGGAGATCGAGGTGCACGCCGAGGACCTGACCGACGGCGACCGGGTCCTGGTCGTCGATGACGTCCTGGCCACCGGCGGCACCGCCGAGGCCTCCCTCGAGCTGATCCGCCGGGCCGGTGCCGGGGTCGCGGGCGTCGCGGTCCTGATGGAGCTGGCGTTCCTCAACGGCCGTGTCCGTCTGGAACCGGCACTCGCCGGCGCTCCGCTGGAGGCGCTGCTCACGGTCTGA
- the relA gene encoding GTP pyrophosphokinase: protein MPDEAQHLTAAKPERASEPAAKPAQTAKNDTRGPGQHAQAAPVDKTAEQARTKPAPAERPATPAIRPAATPQTPRSGSSNRVRARLARLGVQRANPYNPVLEPLLRIVRSNDAKIETSTLRQIEKAYQVAERWHRGQKRKSGDPYITHPLAVTTILAELGMDPATLMAGLLHDTVEDTEYGLDQLRRDFGDTVALLVDGVTKLDKVKFGEAAQAETVRKMVVAMAKDPRVLVIKLADRLHNMRTMRYLKREKQEKKARETLEIYAPLAHRLGMNTIKWELEDLAFAILYPKMYDEIVRLVAERAPKRDEYLAVVTDEVQQDLRAARIKATVTGRPKHYYSVYQKMIVRGRDFAEIYDLVGIRVLVDTVRDCYAALGTVHARWNPVPGRFKDYIAMPKFNMYQSLHTTVIGPNGKPVELQIRTFDMHRRAEYGIAAHWKYKQEAVAGASKVRTDVPKAGKGKDDHLNDMAWLRQLLDWQKETEDPGEFLESLRFDLSRNEVFVFTPKGDVIALPAGATPVDFAYAVHTEVGHRTIGARVNGRLVPLESTLDNGDLVEVFTSKAAGAGPSRDWLGFVKSPRARNKIRAWFSKERRDEAIEQGKDAIVRAMRKQNLPIQRILTGDSLVTLAHEMRYPDISALYAAIGEGHVSAQNVVQKLVQAFGGEEAATEEIDESVPPARGRGRKRRTSADPGVVVKGVEDVWVKLARCCTPVPGDPIIGFVTRGSGVSVHRSDCVNVESLSREPERILEVEWAPTQSSVFLVAIQVEALDRSRLLSDVTRVLSDQHVNILSAAVQTSRDRVATSRFTFEMGDPKHLGHVLKAVRGVEGVYDVYRVTSARSRA, encoded by the coding sequence TTGCCAGACGAGGCCCAGCACCTGACCGCCGCCAAGCCCGAGCGCGCCTCGGAGCCCGCGGCCAAGCCCGCGCAGACGGCGAAGAACGACACCCGCGGGCCGGGTCAGCACGCCCAGGCAGCACCCGTCGACAAGACCGCGGAGCAGGCGCGCACCAAGCCGGCACCCGCCGAGCGCCCGGCCACGCCCGCGATCCGCCCCGCCGCTACGCCGCAGACGCCCCGCTCCGGGTCGTCCAACCGCGTCCGGGCCCGCCTGGCCCGCCTCGGCGTCCAGCGCGCCAACCCGTACAACCCGGTCCTGGAGCCACTGCTGCGGATAGTCCGCAGCAACGACGCCAAGATCGAGACGTCGACGCTGCGGCAGATCGAGAAGGCCTACCAGGTCGCCGAGCGCTGGCATCGCGGCCAGAAGCGCAAGAGCGGCGACCCGTACATCACGCACCCGCTGGCCGTCACCACGATCCTCGCCGAGCTGGGCATGGATCCGGCCACCCTGATGGCGGGGCTGCTGCACGACACGGTCGAGGACACCGAGTACGGCCTGGACCAGCTTCGTCGCGACTTCGGTGACACCGTCGCGCTCCTCGTCGACGGCGTCACCAAGCTGGACAAGGTCAAGTTCGGCGAGGCGGCGCAGGCCGAGACCGTGCGCAAGATGGTCGTGGCCATGGCCAAGGACCCCCGGGTGCTGGTCATCAAGCTCGCCGACCGGCTCCACAACATGCGCACCATGCGCTACCTCAAGCGCGAGAAGCAGGAGAAGAAGGCACGCGAGACGCTGGAGATCTACGCGCCGCTGGCCCACCGCCTGGGCATGAACACCATCAAGTGGGAGCTGGAGGACCTCGCCTTCGCGATCCTCTACCCCAAGATGTACGACGAGATCGTGCGTCTGGTGGCCGAGCGGGCGCCCAAGCGCGACGAGTACCTGGCCGTGGTGACCGACGAGGTGCAGCAGGACCTGCGCGCCGCCCGTATCAAGGCCACGGTCACCGGCCGTCCGAAGCACTACTACAGCGTCTACCAGAAGATGATCGTCCGCGGTCGCGACTTCGCGGAGATCTACGACCTGGTGGGCATCCGCGTCCTCGTGGACACCGTCCGCGACTGCTACGCGGCCCTCGGCACGGTGCACGCGCGATGGAACCCGGTCCCCGGCCGGTTCAAGGACTACATCGCGATGCCCAAGTTCAACATGTACCAGTCGCTGCACACGACGGTCATCGGGCCCAACGGCAAGCCGGTCGAGCTGCAGATCCGCACCTTCGACATGCACCGCCGCGCCGAGTACGGCATCGCCGCGCACTGGAAGTACAAGCAGGAGGCCGTCGCCGGTGCCTCCAAGGTGCGCACCGACGTGCCGAAGGCCGGCAAGGGCAAGGACGACCACCTCAACGACATGGCGTGGCTGCGCCAGCTCCTCGACTGGCAGAAGGAGACCGAGGACCCCGGCGAGTTCCTGGAGTCGCTGCGCTTCGACCTCTCGCGCAACGAGGTCTTCGTCTTCACCCCGAAGGGCGACGTCATAGCGCTGCCGGCCGGGGCCACCCCGGTGGACTTCGCGTACGCCGTCCACACCGAGGTCGGGCACCGCACCATAGGAGCGCGGGTCAACGGCCGCCTCGTACCGCTGGAGTCCACCCTGGACAACGGCGACCTGGTGGAGGTCTTCACCTCCAAGGCGGCCGGCGCGGGCCCCTCCCGCGACTGGCTGGGCTTCGTGAAGTCGCCGCGGGCCCGGAACAAGATCCGGGCGTGGTTCTCCAAGGAGCGCCGGGACGAGGCGATCGAGCAGGGCAAGGACGCCATCGTCCGGGCGATGCGCAAGCAGAACCTGCCGATCCAGCGGATCCTCACCGGTGACTCGCTGGTCACCCTCGCCCACGAGATGCGCTACCCCGACATCTCCGCGCTCTACGCGGCGATCGGCGAGGGCCATGTCTCCGCGCAGAACGTCGTGCAGAAGCTCGTCCAGGCCTTCGGCGGCGAGGAGGCGGCCACCGAGGAGATCGACGAGAGCGTCCCGCCCGCCCGCGGCCGCGGCCGCAAGCGCCGTACCAGCGCCGACCCGGGCGTCGTCGTCAAGGGTGTCGAGGACGTGTGGGTCAAGCTGGCCCGGTGCTGTACGCCGGTGCCCGGCGACCCGATCATCGGCTTCGTCACGCGCGGTAGTGGCGTATCGGTTCACCGCAGCGACTGTGTGAACGTGGAGTCACTGTCCCGGGAGCCCGAGCGCATCCTCGAGGTCGAGTGGGCGCCCACGCAGTCCTCGGTCTTCCTGGTGGCCATCCAGGTCGAGGCGCTGGACCGGTCGCGGCTGCTCTCGGACGTCACCCGGGTCCTGTCCGATCAGCACGTCAACATCCTGTCGGCGGCGGTCCAGACCTCCCGCGACCGCGTCGCCACCTCGCGCTTCACCTTCGAGATGGGCGACCCCAAGCACCTCGGCCATGTACTGAAGGCCGTCAGGGGCGTCGAGGGCGTCTACGACGTGTACCGGGTGACGTCGGCCCGCAGCAGGGCGTAG
- a CDS encoding DUF349 domain-containing protein, with product MSSDPWGRVDETGTVYVRTADGEQVVGSWQAGSPDEALAYFERKYEGLVVEIGLLEKRVQTTDLSAKDAQVAIDHLREQVEAHHAVGDLDSLRARLDKLVESVEARREQRKVQRARQTDEARHAKEALVAEAEELAASDQWRAAGERLRSLVDTWKGLPRLDRKSDDELWHRFSHARSAFSKRRKAHFAQLDAQREEARRTKERLVAEAEGLSASTDWGPTAARYRDLMTEWKAAGRAQREHEDDLWNRFRGAQDVFFAARSSVFAERDAEQAENLKLKEELAGEAEKILPVTELKAARAAFRTINERWEAIGHVPRDARPRVEGRMHAVERAIQEAEEAEWRRTNPEARARAEGLTGQLQAAVDKLRGQIEQARAQGNNAKADKLEKELDGRQALLDQALKGLQEFGG from the coding sequence GTGAGCAGCGACCCGTGGGGCCGCGTCGACGAGACGGGGACCGTGTACGTGCGTACGGCCGACGGCGAGCAGGTCGTCGGCTCCTGGCAGGCCGGCTCGCCCGACGAGGCGCTGGCCTACTTCGAGCGCAAGTACGAGGGCCTGGTTGTCGAGATCGGCCTCCTCGAGAAGCGGGTGCAGACGACGGACCTGTCGGCGAAGGACGCCCAGGTGGCGATCGACCATCTGCGGGAGCAGGTCGAGGCGCATCACGCGGTGGGCGATCTGGACTCGCTGCGGGCCCGGCTCGACAAGCTCGTCGAGAGCGTCGAGGCGCGCCGGGAGCAGCGGAAGGTGCAGCGCGCCCGGCAGACGGACGAGGCGCGGCACGCCAAGGAGGCCCTGGTCGCCGAGGCGGAGGAGCTGGCGGCCTCGGACCAGTGGCGGGCGGCCGGTGAGCGGCTGCGGTCGCTGGTGGACACCTGGAAGGGGCTGCCGCGACTCGACCGCAAGTCGGACGACGAGCTCTGGCACCGGTTCTCGCACGCGCGGTCGGCGTTCTCCAAGCGCCGCAAGGCGCACTTCGCGCAGCTGGACGCGCAGCGGGAGGAGGCCCGCCGGACCAAGGAGCGGCTGGTCGCCGAGGCGGAAGGGCTGTCGGCGTCGACGGACTGGGGTCCGACGGCCGCGCGCTACCGCGACCTGATGACCGAGTGGAAGGCGGCGGGCCGCGCCCAGCGCGAGCACGAGGACGATCTGTGGAACCGCTTCCGCGGCGCCCAGGACGTCTTCTTCGCCGCCCGCAGTTCGGTCTTCGCCGAGCGCGACGCGGAACAGGCGGAGAACCTCAAGCTCAAGGAGGAGCTGGCCGGCGAGGCCGAGAAGATCCTCCCGGTGACGGAGCTGAAGGCGGCGCGGGCCGCGTTCCGCACCATCAACGAGCGGTGGGAGGCCATCGGCCATGTGCCGCGCGACGCGCGGCCGCGGGTCGAGGGCCGGATGCACGCGGTGGAGCGGGCGATCCAGGAGGCCGAGGAGGCCGAGTGGCGCCGCACCAACCCGGAGGCACGCGCGCGTGCCGAGGGGCTGACGGGCCAGCTCCAGGCCGCCGTGGACAAGCTCAGGGGCCAGATCGAGCAGGCGCGCGCCCAGGGCAACAACGCCAAGGCCGACAAGCTGGAGAAGGAGCTGGACGGCCGCCAGGCGCTGCTGGACCAGGCGCTGAAGGGCCTCCAGGAGTTCGGCGGCTGA
- a CDS encoding peptidylprolyl isomerase, whose translation MVSQEQRRRQLAREKFLRQQQRRTEARRKSRTRNAAIASALGVVLIGSLALYTTGVLEEDDKTNAGAEVTESPSPSKAPDPCEKPAAGKVKSQTWKKEPAVSIDKSAAYTMKLATTCGDIDVELKASAAPRTVNSFNFLAGKGYLDHTKCHRLTTNGIYVLQCGDPTGTGTGGPGYTIPDENLKDKSLKDNIYPAGTLAMANTGQPGTGGSQFFLVYQDSQLPPNYTPFGTVSESGMAVLKKIAAAGESTGAGDGAPNATVVINKATVAKS comes from the coding sequence GTGGTCAGCCAGGAACAGCGGCGGCGTCAGCTCGCCCGGGAGAAGTTCTTGCGGCAGCAGCAGCGGCGCACCGAAGCCCGGCGCAAGTCGCGCACGCGCAACGCCGCGATCGCGTCGGCGCTCGGCGTGGTCCTGATCGGCAGCCTCGCGCTGTACACGACCGGCGTCCTCGAGGAGGACGACAAGACGAACGCGGGTGCGGAGGTCACCGAGAGCCCGTCGCCGTCCAAGGCGCCGGACCCGTGCGAGAAGCCGGCCGCGGGCAAGGTCAAGTCGCAGACCTGGAAGAAGGAGCCGGCGGTGTCGATCGACAAGTCGGCCGCCTACACGATGAAGCTCGCGACGACGTGCGGCGACATAGACGTCGAGCTGAAGGCGTCGGCGGCGCCGCGCACCGTCAACTCGTTCAACTTCCTCGCCGGCAAGGGCTACTTGGACCACACCAAGTGCCACCGGCTGACCACCAACGGAATCTATGTGCTCCAGTGCGGTGACCCGACGGGCACCGGCACCGGCGGCCCGGGCTACACGATTCCGGACGAGAATCTGAAGGACAAGAGCCTCAAGGACAACATCTACCCGGCGGGCACGCTGGCGATGGCGAACACGGGCCAGCCGGGCACCGGCGGCAGCCAGTTCTTCCTGGTCTACCAGGACAGTCAGCTCCCGCCCAACTACACACCGTTCGGTACCGTCTCCGAGTCGGGCATGGCCGTGCTGAAGAAGATCGCCGCGGCCGGTGAGAGCACGGGCGCCGGTGACGGGGCACCGAACGCGACCGTCGTGATCAACAAGGCGACCGTCGCGAAATCCTGA
- a CDS encoding MBL fold metallo-hydrolase — MLIAGFPAGAWGTNCYLVAPAAGEECVIIDPGHQAAAGVEEAVRKHRLKPVAVVLTHGHIDHVASVVPVCGAHGVPAWIHPEDRYMMSDPEKALGRSIGMPLMGELTVGEPDDVRELADGARLELAGLEFSVAHAPGHTKGSVTFRMPETRDGSDIPPVLFSGDLLFAGSIGRTDLPGGDMAEMLDSLARVCLPLDDSTVVLSGHGPQTTIGQERATNPYLRQVADGQGAPQQAPRRGM; from the coding sequence GTGCTCATTGCCGGGTTCCCCGCCGGGGCCTGGGGGACGAACTGTTATCTCGTCGCCCCCGCCGCCGGTGAGGAGTGCGTGATCATCGACCCCGGCCATCAGGCCGCCGCAGGAGTCGAGGAAGCGGTCCGAAAGCATCGGCTCAAGCCCGTTGCCGTCGTCCTCACCCACGGCCACATCGACCATGTGGCCTCGGTCGTCCCGGTGTGCGGTGCGCACGGCGTACCGGCCTGGATCCACCCCGAGGACCGGTACATGATGAGCGACCCCGAGAAGGCCCTCGGCCGTTCGATCGGGATGCCGCTGATGGGCGAGCTGACCGTGGGGGAGCCGGACGACGTCAGGGAACTGGCCGACGGCGCGCGGCTGGAACTGGCGGGGCTGGAGTTCTCCGTCGCGCACGCGCCCGGCCATACCAAGGGGTCGGTGACCTTCCGGATGCCGGAGACCCGCGACGGATCCGACATCCCGCCGGTCCTCTTCTCCGGGGATCTGCTGTTCGCCGGCTCCATCGGACGCACCGACCTGCCCGGCGGTGACATGGCCGAGATGCTCGACTCGCTGGCCCGCGTGTGCCTGCCGCTCGACGACTCGACCGTGGTGCTGTCCGGCCACGGCCCCCAGACCACCATCGGCCAGGAGCGTGCCACCAACCCGTATCTGCGGCAGGTGGCCGACGGCCAGGGAGCCCCCCAGCAGGCTCCCCGACGAGGAATGTGA
- the hisS gene encoding histidine--tRNA ligase, which yields MSTFKAPKGTYDLIPPDSAKYLAVREAIAAPLRNSGYGYIETPGFENVELFARGVGESTDIVTKEMYAFETKGGDRLALRPEGTASVLRAALEANLHKAGNLPVKLWYSGSYYRYERPQKGRYRHFSQVGAEAIGAEDPALDAELIILADQAYRSLGLSNFRILLNSLGDQECRPVYRTALQDFLRGLDLDEDTLRRAEINPLRVLDDKRQDVQKQLTDAPLLRDYLCDACKAYHEEVRELISAAGVSFEDDPRLVRGLDYYTRTTFEFVHDGLGSQSAVGGGGRYDGLSEMIGGPALPSVGWALGVDRTVLALEAEGVELQLPAATSVFAVPLGEEARRVLFAKVTELRKVGIAADFSYGAKGLKGAMKNANRSGARYTIVAGERDLAEGVVQLKDMGSGEQTAVGVNEIVAELEARLG from the coding sequence GTGAGCACCTTCAAGGCCCCCAAGGGCACGTACGACCTGATCCCGCCGGACAGCGCCAAGTACCTGGCGGTCCGCGAGGCGATCGCCGCCCCCCTGCGCAACTCCGGGTACGGCTACATCGAGACGCCCGGCTTCGAGAACGTCGAGCTGTTCGCACGCGGCGTCGGTGAGTCCACCGACATCGTGACCAAGGAGATGTACGCCTTCGAGACCAAGGGCGGCGACCGGCTCGCGCTGCGCCCCGAGGGAACGGCGTCCGTGCTCCGCGCCGCCCTGGAGGCCAACCTGCACAAGGCGGGCAACCTTCCGGTCAAACTCTGGTACTCGGGCTCGTACTACCGCTACGAGCGCCCGCAGAAGGGCCGCTACCGCCACTTCTCGCAGGTCGGCGCCGAGGCGATCGGCGCGGAGGACCCCGCGCTGGACGCCGAGCTGATCATCCTCGCCGACCAGGCGTACCGCTCGCTGGGCCTGAGCAACTTCCGCATCCTGCTCAACAGCCTGGGCGACCAGGAGTGCCGTCCGGTGTACCGGACCGCGCTCCAGGACTTCCTGCGCGGCCTGGACCTGGACGAGGACACCCTGCGCCGCGCCGAGATCAACCCGCTGCGGGTCCTCGACGACAAGCGCCAGGACGTCCAGAAGCAGCTCACCGACGCCCCGCTGCTGCGCGACTACCTCTGCGACGCCTGCAAGGCGTACCACGAGGAGGTGCGCGAGCTGATCTCCGCCGCGGGCGTCTCTTTCGAGGACGACCCGAGGCTGGTGCGCGGCCTGGACTACTACACGCGGACCACCTTCGAGTTCGTCCACGACGGACTGGGATCGCAGTCCGCGGTGGGCGGCGGCGGCCGCTACGACGGCCTGTCCGAGATGATCGGCGGCCCCGCGCTTCCCTCGGTGGGCTGGGCCCTCGGCGTCGACCGCACCGTCCTCGCCCTGGAGGCGGAGGGTGTCGAGCTGCAACTGCCCGCCGCCACCTCCGTGTTCGCCGTCCCGCTCGGCGAGGAGGCCCGCCGGGTGCTGTTCGCCAAGGTCACCGAGTTGCGCAAGGTCGGCATCGCCGCCGACTTCTCCTACGGTGCCAAGGGCCTCAAGGGCGCCATGAAGAACGCCAACCGCAGCGGCGCCCGCTACACGATCGTCGCCGGTGAACGCGATCTCGCCGAGGGCGTCGTCCAGCTCAAGGACATGGGGTCCGGCGAGCAGACGGCGGTCGGCGTCAACGAGATCGTGGCCGAACTGGAGGCCCGGCTCGGCTGA
- a CDS encoding vitamin K epoxide reductase family protein → MSKTTVRDVSTEPEPQHGAAQARTVTSSRAFALLLVITGAAGLLAAWVITIDKFKILEAEADGKTFVPSCSLNPIVSCGSVMSSDQASVFGFPNPMLGLVTYGIVICVGMSLLARASFPRWYWLTFNAGTLFGVVFCTWLMFQSLYRINALCLWCSLAWVATIVMFWYVTSFNVRNDLLPAPGAVKRFLDEFTWVLPVTHVGIIVMLVLTRWGSQLWA, encoded by the coding sequence ATGAGCAAGACGACAGTCAGGGACGTCTCCACCGAGCCCGAGCCGCAGCACGGCGCAGCCCAGGCGCGGACCGTCACCAGCAGCCGGGCCTTCGCCCTGCTGCTGGTGATCACGGGCGCCGCGGGCCTGCTCGCGGCATGGGTCATCACGATCGACAAGTTCAAGATCCTCGAGGCCGAGGCCGACGGCAAGACGTTCGTCCCGAGCTGCAGCCTGAACCCGATCGTCTCCTGCGGCAGCGTCATGAGCAGCGACCAGGCCTCCGTCTTCGGGTTCCCCAACCCGATGCTCGGCCTCGTCACCTACGGCATCGTGATCTGCGTCGGCATGAGCCTGCTCGCCCGCGCGAGCTTCCCGCGCTGGTACTGGCTGACCTTCAACGCCGGCACCCTCTTCGGCGTCGTCTTCTGCACCTGGCTGATGTTCCAGTCCCTGTACCGGATCAACGCGCTGTGCCTGTGGTGCTCGCTGGCCTGGGTCGCCACCATCGTCATGTTCTGGTACGTGACCTCGTTCAACGTCCGCAACGACCTCCTGCCGGCCCCCGGCGCGGTCAAGCGCTTCCTCGACGAGTTCACCTGGGTGCTGCCGGTCACGCACGTCGGGATCATCGTGATGCTGGTGCTGACCCGCTGGGGCAGCCAGCTCTGGGCCTGA
- a CDS encoding replication-associated recombination protein A yields MEPDLFTAAAEERQEKDPTSSPLAVRMRPRTLDEVVGQQHLLKPGSPLRRLVGEGAGGPAGPSSVILWGPPGTGKTTLAYVVSKATNKRFVELSAITAGVKEVRAVIDGARRATGGFGKDTVLFLDEIHRFSKAQQDSLLPAVENRWVTLIAATTENPYFSVISPLLSRSLLLTLEPLTDDDLRGLIRRALTDERGLRGAVTLPEDTEDHLLRIAGGDARRALTALEAAAGAALDKGESEIALTTLEETVDRAAVKYDRDGDQHYDVASALIKSIRGSDVDAALHYLARMIEAGEDPRFIARRLMISASEDIGLADPNALPIAVAAAQAVAMIGFPEAALTLSHATIALALAPKSNAATTAIGAALDDVRKGLAGPVPPHLRDGHYKGAAKLGHAQGYVYPHDLPEGIASQQYAPDAIKDREYYTPTRHGGEARYADAVEWTRKHLGRKRS; encoded by the coding sequence GTGGAGCCCGACCTGTTCACCGCAGCCGCCGAAGAACGCCAGGAGAAAGACCCGACCAGCAGCCCTCTGGCCGTGCGGATGCGCCCGCGCACCCTCGACGAGGTCGTGGGCCAGCAGCACCTGCTCAAGCCGGGCTCGCCCCTGCGCCGTCTGGTCGGCGAGGGCGCCGGAGGACCGGCAGGCCCGTCCTCGGTGATCCTGTGGGGCCCGCCCGGCACCGGCAAGACGACCCTGGCGTACGTCGTCTCCAAGGCCACGAACAAGCGCTTCGTGGAGCTGTCCGCGATCACCGCCGGAGTCAAGGAGGTCCGCGCGGTCATCGACGGCGCCCGCCGCGCCACCGGTGGCTTCGGCAAGGACACCGTCCTCTTCCTCGACGAGATCCATCGCTTCAGCAAGGCCCAGCAGGACTCCCTGCTGCCGGCCGTCGAGAACCGCTGGGTGACGCTGATCGCCGCCACGACGGAGAACCCGTACTTCTCGGTCATCTCGCCGCTGCTCTCCCGCTCCCTGCTGCTGACCCTCGAACCGCTGACGGACGACGACCTGCGCGGTCTGATCCGACGCGCCCTCACCGACGAGCGCGGTCTGCGCGGCGCCGTCACCCTCCCCGAGGACACCGAGGACCACCTGCTGCGGATCGCCGGCGGCGACGCCCGCCGCGCCCTGACCGCCCTGGAGGCCGCCGCCGGCGCGGCGCTCGACAAGGGTGAGAGCGAGATCGCTCTCACCACGCTCGAGGAGACCGTCGACCGCGCCGCCGTGAAGTACGACCGCGACGGCGACCAGCACTACGACGTGGCCAGCGCCTTGATCAAGTCGATCCGCGGTTCGGACGTCGACGCGGCCCTGCACTATCTGGCCCGGATGATCGAAGCCGGTGAGGACCCCCGGTTCATCGCCCGTCGCCTGATGATCTCCGCCAGCGAGGACATCGGCCTCGCCGACCCGAACGCCCTGCCGATCGCGGTCGCCGCCGCGCAGGCCGTCGCCATGATCGGCTTCCCGGAGGCCGCCCTCACCCTCAGCCACGCCACCATCGCCCTGGCCCTCGCCCCGAAGTCCAACGCCGCGACGACGGCGATCGGCGCCGCCCTCGACGACGTCCGCAAGGGACTGGCCGGCCCGGTCCCGCCGCATCTGCGCGACGGGCACTACAAGGGCGCCGCCAAGCTGGGCCACGCCCAGGGGTACGTGTATCCCCACGACCTGCCCGAGGGCATCGCGAGCCAGCAGTACGCGCCGGACGCGATCAAGGACCGGGAGTACTACACCCCCACCCGGCACGGCGGCGAGGCGAGATACGCGGACGCGGTGGAGTGGACCAGGAAACACCTCGGTCGCAAGCGGTCCTGA